A genomic window from Brassica oleracea var. oleracea cultivar TO1000 chromosome C8, BOL, whole genome shotgun sequence includes:
- the LOC106312807 gene encoding cytochrome P450 97B3, chloroplastic has protein sequence MAAMSFLSAAPSSSFHGGLHLGKSDPCLFGSYPQTGNTQKASLSIRCQSTNTKEPKSSNILDNASNLFTNLLSGGSLGSMPTAEGAVSDLFGKPLFLSLYDWFMEHGGVYKLAFGPKAFVVISDPIVARHVLRENAFSYDKGVLAEILEPIMGKGLIPADLDTWKLRRRAITPAFHALYLEAMVKVFSDCSEKMILKSEKLLKEKEVSSGEGDTIELDLETEFSSLALDIIGLSVFNYDFGSVTKESPVIKAVYGTLFEAEHRSTFYFPYWNFPPARWIVPRQRKFQSDLKIINDCLDGLIQNAKETRQETDVEKLQQRDYSNLKDASLLRFLVDMRGVDIDDRQLRDDLMTMLIAGHETTAAVLTWAVYLLAQSPAKIRKAQAEIDAVLGEGAPTYESLKKLEYIRLIVVESLRLYPQPPLLIRRTLKPETLPGGYKGEKEGHKVPKGTDIFISVYNLHRSPYFWDNPQEFEPERFLRTKESNGIEGWAGFDPSRSPGALYPNEIIADFAFLPFGGGPRKCIGDQFALMESTVALAMLLQKFDVELRGPPESVELVSGATIHAKNGMWCKLKRRSK, from the exons ATGGCGGCCATGTCTTTCCTTTCCGCTGCTCCTTCGAGCTCCTTCCATGGCGGTCTTCATCTGGGTAAGAGCGATCCCTGCCTCTTCGGTTCCTACCCTCAAACCGGGAATACTCAGAAAGCTTCTCTTTCCATCAG GTGCCAATCTACTAATACCAAGGAGCCAAAGAGTAGTAATATTCTGGACAATGCGAGCAACCTTTTTACAAACCTGTTAAGCGGTGGAAGTTTGGGGTCAATGCCCACTGCTGAAGGAGCTGTCTCTGATTTGTTTGGAAAGCCTCTCTTCTTATCGCTCTACGACTGGTTCATGGAG CATGGAGGAGTGTATAAACTTGCGTTTGGTCCAAAGGCCTTTGTTGTCATCTCTGATCCTATTGTTGCAAGGCATGTCCTCAGAGAAAACGCCTTTTCTTATGACAAG GGAGTTCTTGCTGAGATCTTAGAGCCCATCATGGGGAAAGGGTTGATACCTGCTGACCTTGACACCTGGAAGTTAAGAAGAAGAG CTATAACTCCTGCGTTCCATGCATTGTATCTGGAAGCCATGGTCAAAGTATTCAGCGACTGTTCCGAGAAAATGATACTTAAATCCGAGAAACTCTTAAAGGAGAAAGAGGTTTCAAGCGGAGAGGGGGACACGATCGAGTTGGATCTTGAAACAGAGTTCTCGAGTTTGGCTCTTGATATTATAGGGCTTAGTGTCTTCAACTACGACTTTGGCTCTGTCACAAAAGAGTCCCCTGTGATTAAG GCGGTTTATGGAACTCTTTTCGAGGCAGAGCATCGGTCTACTTTCTACTTCCCCTATTGGAACTTTCCTCCAGCCAGATGGATCGTTCCGAGGCAGAGAAAGTTCCAAAGCGATCTCAAGATCATAAATGATTGCCTTGATGGACTCATTCAAAATGCAAAAGAGACGAGACAGGAAACAGATGTAGAGAAGCTCCAGCAACGCGACTACTCTAATCTCAAG GATGCAAGTCTTTTACGGTTCTTGGTGGATATGCGCGGTGTTGATATTGATGACCGGCAG CTGAGGGATGACTTAATGACTATGCTAATTGCTGGTCACGAGACAACAGCAGCTGTTCTTACTTGGGCTGTTTACCTTCTTGCACAA AGTCCTGCAAAAATTAGGAAAGCTCAAGCAGAGATTGATGCTGTGCTTGGTGAAGGTGCACCTACTTATGAATCATTGAAAAAGCTCGA GTACATACGACTGATCGTTGTAGAATCCCTTCGTCTCTATCCTCAGCCACCTCTGCTCATCAGACGCACTTTAAAACCAGAAACCTTGCCTG GAGGATACAAAGGTGAAAAGGAAGGTCATAAAGTTCCAAAAGGGACTGACATCTTCATTTCC GTGTACAATCTCCATAGATCTCCGTACTTTTGGGATAACCCACAAGAGTTTGAGCCTGAGAGGTTTTTAAGAACAAAGGAGAGCAATGGCATTGAAGGCTGGGCTGGCTTTGATCCATCTCGAAGCCCTGGTGCACTTTACCCCAACGAG ATCATAGCAGACTTTGCATTCTTACCATTTGGTGGAGGGCCAAGGAAATGCATTGGAGACCAGTTTGCACTAATGGAGTCGACCGTGGCACTAGCTATGTTGCTGCAGAAATTCGACGTGGAGCTGCGTGGACCGCCAGAGTCTGTTGAACTCGTGAGCGGCGCTACGATCCATGCCAAGAATGGGATGTGGTGTAAACTTAAGAGAAGATCAAAATGA
- the LOC106310788 gene encoding uncharacterized protein LOC106310788, whose protein sequence is MARRSQEEEEKENFPLITTKTVEYLQPVMRRELLRKFPDNSAFGFDYAQSSLWSPLLPRNYASPSDLDSDSSVCRNLELGEFLESKKKMKISMKKKNKKNKLVKLDMSSIKSDDSPKVGCFSLPTKGWDGLLKVASKHFKKSKKKRDPVADVKLLNFCKC, encoded by the exons ATGGCAAGAAGAAGTCAAGAAGAAGAAGAAAAGGAGAATTTTCCTCTTATTACAACAAAAACAGTCGAATACTTACAACCAGTAATGCGTCGAGAGCTACTCCGCAAATTTCCAGACAACTCTGCTTTTGGATTCGACTACGCACAGAGCTCTCTCTGGTCTCCTCTATTGCCTCGAAACTACGCAAGCCCTTCTGATCTAGACTCGGACAGTAGCGTTTGTAGGAACCTTGAGCTCGGAGAGTTTCTGGAAAGCAAGAAGAAGATGAAGATCTCAATGAAAAAGAAAAACAAAAAGAATAAGTTAGTGAAACTAGACATGTCTTCGATCAAGAGTGACGATTCTCCTAAAGTTGGTTGCTTTTCTCTTCCCACCAAG GGATGGGATGGTTTACTAAAGGTAGCTTCAAAACACTTCAAGAAATCGAAAAAGAAGAGAGACCCAGTCGCTGATGTCAAGCTTCTCAACTTCTGCAAATGCTGA